Proteins co-encoded in one Setaria viridis chromosome 9, Setaria_viridis_v4.0, whole genome shotgun sequence genomic window:
- the LOC117839453 gene encoding uncharacterized protein has protein sequence MVKAYLRYEPAVTFGVIASPESNVCYDPSGRLLLAAALDRLAAWDLKRGLPSVSFAPSSSSPSLAVSCIASSQSAAVSSSIASGHADGSIRLWDAEKGACEATLHGHRSAASALRFAPSGAVLASGSKDCDVILWDVVAQAGLFRLRGHRDQVTDLVFLDSGKKLVSCSKDKFIRVWDLETQHCLQIVGGHRSEIWSMDVDPSERFLVSGSADPELRVFRIRQSVEEGEDWSKWDVLKLFGEIPRQSKERVATVRFNRNGSLVACQVAGKTADIYRVLDETEATRKAKRRMHRKKEKASAKSMITEGNGTVIDPLPAQDLQNPAVIVTDVFKLLQVLRASKKICSISFSPSNPPKGCLATLSLSLNNNTLETYSVDSEKVSKMYSIEMHGHHSDIRSVSLNSEDNLLMSTSHNAVKIWNPSTGDCLRTIDSGYGLCSAFVGNRFALVGTKSGTLEIINIASGSLTEVIEAHAGSIRSIVPIPDEDGTVGARGFVTGSADHDVKFWEYQLLQKSDNDSKQLTVTNVRTLKMTEDVLAVSISPQGKHIAVALLDCNVKVFHMDTLKHFLNLYGHKLPVLCMDISSDGALIVTGSADKNLKIWGMDFGDCHRSIFAHSDSVMDVKFVYRTHYMFSVGKDRTVKYWDADKFELLLTLEGHHAEVWCLTISSRGDFIVTGSHDRSIRRWDRTEEQLFIEEEKEKRLEETFEADLDNDNEYRYGQKDDAPDEGSVGVPGRKTKETVTSADAIMDALDTAEEEVKRLNQHKLEEQNNGRAARFQPNVIMQGHSPSDYVLNVVSSIRPNDLEQALLALPFSDALKLMSYLKEWSLVPSKVELVCRVCLVLLQTHHNQLTTTPAARSLLTELKDILYCRVKECKDTIGFNLAAMDHLKELLAMRSDAPFRDAKAKLMEIRQELSKRSDRPDGNERRKKKRKKASGES, from the exons atggTGAAGGCCTACCTCCGCTACGAGCCGGCCGTCACCTTCGGGGTGATTGCCTCACCGGAGTCCAACGTCTGCTACGACCCCTCCGGCCGCCTACTCCTCGCCGCTGCCCTCGACCGCCTCGCCGCCTGGGACCTCAAGCGCGGTCTCCCCTCTGTCTCCTTtgcaccctcctcctcctccccctcgctCGCCGTCTCCTGCATCGCCTCCTCCCAatccgccgccgtctcctcctca ATTGCGAGCGGGCACGCGGATGGGAGCATCAGGCTGTGGGACGCGGAGAAAGGAGCCTGCGAGGCAACCCTCCACGGCCACCGTTCCGCTGCCTCCGCCCTCCGCTTTGCCCCCTCCGGCGCTGTTCTCGCCTCCGGCAGCAAAGACTGCGATGTCATCCTCTGGGACGTCGTTGCTCAGGCCGGGCTCTTCCGCTTGCGTGGCCACCGGGATCAG GTCACCGATTTGGTGTTCCTGGATTCTGGTAAGAAGCTGGTGAGCTGCTCCAAGGACAAGTTTATCAGGGTTTGGGACCTTGAAACACAGCACTGTCTCCAAATCGTTGGTGGTCACCGCAGTGAGATTTGGTCTATGGATGTGGATCCTAGTGAGAGATTTTTAGTGTCTGGCTCTGCTGATCCAGAATTGCGAGTGTTTAGAATCCGGCAATCAGTAGAGGAGGGTGAGGATTGGAGCAAGTGGGATGTGCTGAAGCTGTTCGGTGAGATTCCGAGGCAGAGCAAGGAACGAGTGGCAACTGTTAGGTTTAATAGGAACGGTAGTCTTGTGGCATGCCAGGTGGCTGGGAAGACAGCAGATATTTATAGGGTTCTTGATGAAACAGAAGCTACAAGGAAGGCCAAAAGACGGATGCAtaggaagaaggagaaagcaTCGGCGAAATCCATGATAACCGAAGGGAACGGTACTGTCATTGATCCTTTACCAGCTCAAGACTTGCAAAATCCAGCTGTTATCGTCACCGATGTATTTAAGCTCCTTCAAGTTTTGCGGGCAAGCAAGAAAATATGTTCGATTTCATTTTCTCCAAGTAATCCACCAAAAGGCTGCCTTGCCACCTTGTCTCTATCTCTCAACAATAACACGCTTGAGACATATTCAGTGGATAGTGAGAAGGTCTCGAAAATGTACTCAATTGAGATGCACGGACACCATTCCGACATTAGGAGTGTCTCCCTTAATTCTGAGGACAACCTCCTGATGTCGACTAGCCACAATGCTGTCAAAATTTGGAATCCTAGTACAGGGGACTGCCTTCGGACCATTGACTCTGGATATGGGTTGTGCAGTGCTTTCGTTGGAAATCGGTTTGCTCTTGTTGGTACAAAAAGTGGTACTTTGGAGATTATTAATATTGCTAGTGGCAGCTTAACTGAGGTGATAGAAGCGCATGCGGGTTCAATACGATCAATTGTACCTATTCCAGATGAAGATGGAACTGTCGGTGCACGGGGATTTGTCACTGGGAGTGCTGATCATGATGTCAAGTTCTGGGAATACCAACTGTTGCAGAAGTCTGATAAT GACTCCAAGCAGCTGACTGTGACTAATGTGAGAACCTTGAAAATGACTGAAGACGTCCTTGCTGTCTCCATCAGTCCACAAGGAAAGCATATTGCTGTTGCTCTCTTGGATTGCAATGTCAAG GTCTTTCACATGGACACTCTGAAACATTTTCTAAACCTTTATGGGCACAAACTTCCAGTTCTCTGTATGGACATATCATCTGATGGGGCTTTGATAGTTACTGGCTCTGCAGACAAAAATTTAAAGATTTGGGGTATGGATTTTGGGGACTGCCACAGGTCTATATTTGCTCATTCGGACAG CGTGATGGAtgttaagtttgtatatagaacaCATTATATGTTCAGCGTGGGAAAAGATCGCACTGTGAAGTACTGGGATGCTGATAAATTTGAGTTGTTGTTAACACTTGAAGGACATCATGCTGAAGTATGGTGCCTCACAATCAGCAGTCGTGGTGATTTTATTGTAACAGGTTCCCATGATCGCTCCATTCGGCGCTGGGATCGTACTGAAGAACAACTGTTCATTGAG gaagagaaggagaaaagATTGGAAGAAACCTTTGAGGCTGATTTAGACAATGATAATGAGTATAGATACGGGCAGAAAGATGATGCTCCTGATGAAGGTTCTGTGGGTGTTCCTGGTAGGAAAACAAAAGAGACAGTTACTTCTGCTGATGCAATTATGGATGCCCTTGACACTGCTGAGGAAGAAGTAAAACGCCTTAATCAGCATAAACTG GAAGAGCAAAATAATGGGAGGGCAGCTAGATTTCAACCTAATGTCATAATGCAAGGGCATTCACCCTCAGATTATGTTTTGAATGTAGTTTCAAGCATCCGCCCAAATGATTTGGAACAGGCCCTCCTG GCATTGCCTTTCTCAGATGCACTAAAGCTCATGTCTTACTTGAAGGAGTGGTCTCTGGTTCCTTCAAAG GTTGAGCTTGTTTGTAGGGTTTGCTTAGTGCTCCTTCAGACACATCATAATCAATTAACTACTACGCCAGCTGCAAGATCCTTGTTGACAGAACTGAAGGATATTCTTTACTGCAGAGTAAAG GAATGCAAGGATACTATAGGCTTCAACCTTGCCGCGATGGATCATTTGAAA GAATTGTTGGCAATGAGATCAGATGCACCTTTCCGTGATGCAAAAGCGAAACTCATGGAGATCAGGCAGGAGCTGTCGAAGCGGTCAGATAGGCCTGATGGGAacgagagaaggaaaaagaagagaaagaaggcTTCTGGAGAAAGTTGA
- the LOC117836546 gene encoding GCN5-related N-acetyltransferase 8, whose protein sequence is MAAPANSSTFSGDMWAELRLADARDVPHIYSLIHQMAEFELLTDLFTATEELLTSTLFPSPTPPPFTSFTALVLDLSPSPVVPDSSSIIGSLRLDLSAFPLADPEAAAFASPRGGGRVTAGFVICFPNYSSYLSKPGLYVEDIFVRAPWRRRGLGRMMLSSVAGRAAELGMGLVEWCVLDWNKNAIDLYVGMGADMFPDWRICRLTGAALDKYKGNQEEAADEKAAE, encoded by the coding sequence atggcggcgccggccaACTCCAGCACCTTCTCCGGCGACATGTGGGCGGAGCTCCGCCTGGCCGACGCCCGCGATGTGCCGCACATCTACAGCCTCATCCACCAGATGGCcgagttcgagctcctcaccgacCTTTTCACCGCCACCGAGGAGCTCCTCACCTCCACGCTCTTCCCCTCGCCGACGCCACCTCCCTTCACCTCCTTCACGGCTCTCGTCCTCGacctctccccctcccccgtgGTCCCGGACTCGTCTTCCATCATCGGCTCCCTCCGCCTCGATCTCTCTGCGTTTCCGCTCGCGGACCCGGaggccgccgccttcgcctccccgcgcggcggcgggcgcgtcaCGGCGGGGTTCGTGATCTGCTTCCCCAACTACTCCTCTTACCTCTCCAAGCCCGGGCTGTACGTGGAGGACATCTTCGTGCGCGCCCCCTGGCGTCGCCGCGGCCTTGGCCGGATGATGCTGTCTTCCGTCGCCGGCAGGGCGGCGGAGCTCGGGATGGGGCTGGTGGAGTGGTGCGTGCTCGATTGGAACAAGAACGCCATCGACTTGTACGTGGGGATGGGCGCCGATATGTTCCCGGACTGGCGCATCTGCCGGCTCACCGGCGCGGCGCTAGACAAGTACAAGGGCAAccaggaggaggccgccgatGAGAAGGCTGCCGAGTAG
- the LOC117836217 gene encoding GCN5-related N-acetyltransferase 8, whose product MAPPANSTTFSGDVWAELRLADARDVPHIYSLIHQMAEFELLTDLFAATEELLTSTLFPSPAPPPFTSFTALVLDLSPSPVVPDSSSTIGSLRLDLSASPLADPEAAAFASPRGGGRVTAGFVICFPNYSSFLSKPGLYVEDIFVRAPWRRRGLGRMMLSSVAGRAAELGMGRVEWCVLDWNKNAIDFYEGMGADVLPQWRICRLTGAALDKYKGNQEAAADGKAVE is encoded by the coding sequence atggcgccgccggccaacTCCACCACCTTCTCCGGCGACGTGTGGGCGGAGCTCCGCTTGGCCGACGCCCGCGATGTGCCGCACATCTACAGCCTCATCCACCAGATGGCcgagttcgagctcctcaccgacCTCTTCGCCGCCACCGAGGAGCTCCTCACCTCCACGCTcttcccctcgccggcgccgcctcccttcACCTCCTTCACGGCTCTCGTCCTCGACCTCTCCCCGTCCCCCGTGGTCCCGGACTCGTCTTCCACCATCGGATCCCTCCGCCTCGACCTCTCCGCGTCCCCGCTCGCGGACCCGGAGGCTGCAGCCTTCGCctccccgcgcggcggcgggcgcgtcaCGGCGGGGTTCGTGATCTGCTTCCCCAACtactcctccttcctctccaagCCCGGGCTGTACGTGGAGGACATCTTCGTGCGCGCcccctggcgccgccgcggcctcggccGGATGATGCTGTCTTCCGTCGCCGGCAGGGCGGCGGAGCTCGGGATGGGGCGGGTGGAGTGGTGCGTGCTCGACTGGAACAAGAACGCCATCGACTTCTACGAGGGGATGGGCGCCGATGTCCTCCCGCAGTGGCGCATCTGCAGGCTCACCGGCGCGGCGCTGGACAAGTACAAGGGCAACCAAGAGGCGGCCGCCGATGGGAAGGCTGTCGAGTAG
- the LOC117839454 gene encoding cell division cycle protein 48 homolog: MASQGEPSSSDPKGKKDFSTAILERKKSPNRLVVDEATNDDNSVVALHPDTMERLQLFRGDTVLLKGKKRKDTICIVLADDTCEEPKIRMNKVVRKNLRVRLGDVISVHQCPDVKYGKRVHILPIDDTVEGITGNLFDAFLKPYFLEAYRPVRKSDLFLVRGGMRSVEFKVIETDPTEYCIVAPDTELFCEGEPIKREDEERLDEVGYDDVGGVRKQMAQIRELVELPLRHPQLFKSIGVKPPKGILLFGPPGSGKTLIARAVANETGAFFFLINGPEIMSKLAGESESNLRKAFEEAEKNAPSIIFIDEIDSIAPKREKTHGEVERRIVSQLLTLMDGLKSRAHVIVMGATNRPNSIDAALRRFGRFDREIDIGVPDEVGRLEVLRIHTKNMKLSEDVDLEHIAKDTHGYVGADLAALCTEAALQCIREKMDIIDLDDETIDAEILNSMAVSNDHFKTALGTSNPSALRETVVEVPNVSWDDIGGLENVKRELQETVQYPVEHPEKFEKFGMSPSKGVLFYGPPGCGKTLLAKAIANECQANFISVKGPELLTMWFGESEANVREIFDKARQSAPCVLFFDELDSIATQRGSSVGDAGGAADRVLNQLLTEMDGMNAKKTVFIIGATNRPDIIDPALLRPGRLDQLIYIPLPDEQSRLQIFKACLRKSPVAKDVDLNALAKYTQGFSGADITEICQRACKYAIRENIEKDIEMERRRKDDPEAMEEDEVNEIAEIRAVHFEESMKYARRSVSDADIRKYQAFAQTLQQSRGFGSEFRFPDQPTAAAADPFAAPAAAADDDDLYS; this comes from the exons ATGGCGAGCCAGGGCGAGCCGTCGTCCTCCGATCC gaaggggaagaaggatTTCTCGACGGCGATCCTCGAGAGGAAGAAGTCGCCGAACCGGCtggtggtcgacgaggccaccaATGATGACAACTCCGTCGTCGCGTTGCACCCGGACACCATGGAGCGCCTCCAGCTCTTCCGCGGTGACACTGTCCTGCTCAAG GGTAAGAAGAGAAAGGACACTATCTGCATTGTGCTTGCAGATGACACGTGTGAGGAGCCAAAGATCCGGATGAACAAGGTTGTCAGGAAGAACTTGAGGGTACGACTTGGTGATGTGATTTCTGTCCATCAATGCCCAGATGTCAAATACGGGAAGCGTGTTCACATACTTCCAATTGATGACACGGTTGAAGGCATTACCGGCAACTTATTTGATGCCTTCCTGAAAC CATACTTCCTTGAAGCCTATCGTCCCGTGAGGAAATCGGATCTTTTCCTTGTGAGGGGTGGTATGAGAAGTGTAGAATTCAAAGTTATAGAGACTGACCCAACAGAGTATTGTATCGTTGCACCGGATACAGAGTTATTCTGTGAAGGTGAGCCTATTAAGAGGGAGGATGAGGAAAGACTCGATGAGGTCGGCTATGATGATGTTGGTGGAGTTAGGAAGCAAATGGCCCAAATCAGAGAGCTGGTTGAACTCCCACTGCGCCACCCCCAGCTTTTCAAGTCTATTGGCGTGAAGCCACCAAAGGGCATATTGCTGTTTGGACCACCTGGCTCTGGCAAGACTCTTATTGCTAGAGCTGTAGCTAATGAGACAGGTGCTTTCTTCTTTCTGATCAATGGACCGGAAATCATGTCAAAGCTTGCAGGAGAAAGTGAGAGCAATCTCAGAAAGGCATTTGAAGAAGCTGAGAAGAATGCACCTTCCATCATTTTTATTGATGAGATAGATTCCATAGCACCTAAGAGGGAGAAGACCCATGGAGAAGTTGAGAGGCGTATTGTTTCACAGCTTTTGACTCTCATGGATGGCCTCAAGTCTCGTGCACATGTTATTGTTATGGGTGCCACAAACCGTCCAAACAGTATCGATGCTGCTCTTAGAAGGTTTGGTAGGTTTGACCGTGAGATTGATATTGGTGTTCCGGATGAAGTTGGGCGCCTTGAGGTTCTCCGGATTCATACCAAAAACATGAAGCTGTCTGAAGAT GTTGACTTGGAGCACATTGCAAAGGATACCCATGGTTATGTTGGTGCTGATCTTGCTGCCCTTTGTACTGAGGCTGCTCTTCAGTGCATTCGTGAGAAGATGGATATTATAGATCTTGATGATGAGACCATAGATGCTGAGATACTCAACTCTATGGCTGTCTCAAATGATCATTTCAAGACTGCACTTGGGACGAGCAACCCGTCTGCCCTGCGTGAAACA GTAGTTGAAGTTCCAAATGTCTCTTGGGATGATATTGGTGGCCTGGAGAATGTCAAGAGGGAGCTTCAAGAG ACTGTTCAATATCCAGTGGAGCATCCAGAGAAATTCGAGAAGTTTGGCATGTCTCCCTCAAAGGGTGTTTTGTTTTACGGCCCTCCTGGCTGTGGAAAGACTTTGTTGGCCAAGGCGATTGCTAATGAGTGCCAGGCTAACTTCATCAGTGTGAAGGGACCTGAGCTGCTTACCATGTGGTTTGGTGAGAGTGAGGCCAATGTCCGAGAGATCTTTGACAAGGCTAGGCAGTCTGCTCCTTGTGTCCTCTTCTTCGACGAGCTTGACTCCATTGCTACTCAG AGAGGAAGCAGTGTTGGTGATGCTGGAGGTGCTGCTGATAGAGTGTTGAACCAGCTGCTGACTGAGATGGATGGCATGAACGCCAAGAAGACTGTTTTCATTATTGGTGCCACCAACAGACCAGACATCATTGACCCTGCTTTGCTGAGGCCAGGGCGTCTGGATCAGCTTATCTACATTCCTCTGCCTGATGAGCAATCCAGGCTCCAGATCTTCAAAGCCTGCCTCAGGAAGTCTCCTGTGGCTAAGGATGTTGACTTGAACGCCCTTGCCAAATACACCCAGGGATTCAGCGGCGCAGATATCACTGAGATCTGCCAGCGTGCGTGCAAGTATGCCATCAGGGAGAACATCGAGAAG GATATTGAGATGGAGAGGCGTAGGAAGGACGACCCCGAGGCCATGGAGGAAGACGAGGTGAATGAAATTGCTGAGATCAGGGCTGTTCACTTCGAGGAGTCGATGAAGTATGCGCGCCGGAGCGTGAGCGACGCCGACATCCGCAAGTACCAAGCCTTCGCCCAGACCCTCCAGCAGTCTCGCGGGTTCGGCAGCGAGTTCCGGTTCCCCGACCAaccgacggcagcggcggccgacCCCTTCGCAgctcctgcagctgcagctgacGATGATGATCTATACAGTTAA
- the LOC117836371 gene encoding uncharacterized protein has translation MEGKQLSAVAPAVAAASMHEEDATRPMEQLKVEAIASTETEQQRGWMRGTTALAWTQWASIKSKARTAGEYTILRTRQGISMFGEPKLGPLVKAAAASDESQ, from the coding sequence ATGGAGGGCAAGCAGCTgagcgcggtggcgccggccgtcgcggcggcgtcgatgCACGAGGAGGACGCGACGAGGCCCATGGAGCAGCTGAAGGTGGAGGCGATCGCGTCCACGGAGACGGAGCAGCAGCGGGGCTGGATGCGGGGGACGACGGCGCTGGCGTGGACGCAATGGGCCAGCATCAAGAGCAAGGCCCGCACCGCCGGCGAGTACACCATCCTCAGGACCCGCCAGGGCATCTCCATGTTCGGGGAGCCCAAGCTCGGGCCATTGGTCAAAGCAGCCGCCGCCAGCGACGAGTCCCAGTag